The Arachis ipaensis cultivar K30076 chromosome B05, Araip1.1, whole genome shotgun sequence nucleotide sequence TTTCTCTAATATTTAGGATATTGTTATTTAAAACTAACACGTAATATTTTTTgtgtaataaataaaaatatttaataagaaaaggaaataaataacTTATCATGACCAAAGTAACTAAGagagaaaatataaaattaatcaaTTATGTTATGTGTATGTTAAAATTAGCTATTAAgattaattattagtataaaatacatgttaaaatataaatacacattaaaaataaattaaattatacatatatttatatacaaatatattcaTGNNNNNNNNNNNNNNNNNNNNNNNNNNNNNNNNNNNNNNNNNNNNNNNNNNNNNNNNNNNNNNNNNNNNNNNNNNNNNNNNNNNNNNNNNNNNNNNNNNNNNNNNNNNNNNNNNNNNNNNNNNNNNNNNNNNNNNNNNNNNNNNNNNNNNNNNNNNNNNNNNNNNNNNNNNNNNNNNNNNNNNNNNNNNNNNNNNNNNNNNNNNNNNNNNNNNNNNNNNNNNNNNNNNNNNNNNNNNNNNNNNNNNNNNNNNNNNNNNNNNNNNNNNNNNNNNNNNNNNNNNNNNNNNNNNNNNNNNNNNNNNNNNNNNNNNNNNNNNNNNNNNNNNNNNNNNNNNNNNNNNNNNNNNNNNNNNNNNNNNNNNNNNNNNNNNNNNNNNNNNNNNNNNNNNNNNNNNNNNNNNNNNNNNNNNNNNNNNNNNNNNNNNNNNNNNNNNNNNNNNNNNNNNNNNNNNNNNNNNNNNNNNNNNNNNNNNNNNNNNNNNNNNNNNNNNNNNNNNNNNNNNNNNNNNNNNNNNNNNNNNNNNNNNNNNNNNNNNNNNNNNNNNNNNNNNNNNNNNNNNNNNNNNNNNNNNNNNNNNNNNNNNNNNNNNNNNNNNNNNNNNNNNNNNNNNNNNNNNNNNNNNNNNNNNNNNNNNNNNNNNNNNNNNNNNNNNNNNNNNNNNNNNNNNNNNNNNNNNNNNNNNNNNNNNNNNNNNNNNNNNNNNNNNNNNNNNNNNNNNNNNNNNNNNNNNNNNNNNNNNNNNNNNNNNNNNNNNNNNNNNNNNNNNNNNNTATTCCACTTAACTACTtaagtattatttatttatttttgttaatagtaATACCAAGAGACGGTATACATTTTTGCGCATTTAAAAAGTGAGACATGGTGGGTGGAAGTCAACATTCCAATCAATTATGATGATTGATGCACACAATAATAGTTGAACAAATAATCTCCTACTCCATGTGAATAGTACAGTACTTTATCGTCGCTAACTGTCACATTGTTACTGGATAACCAACAGTAAATGAATGCACAGTAAAAGTGTCTTTCTATCTATGTGAATGCTCATGTGAATTGAGAAACACGACCAACGAACTAACACTGTTACTACGTTTGACTGCCGAATATAATGCTTGAATTGAAGGCAAAGAAAAAATGAAACAAACCTCTTTGTTCTAGGCCTGTCTGTGTCCGTGGTGGGTACCAAAAGGCATCCAGTGAGTGAGTCAGTTGCAGAGATTAAGAAACAACTTCTTTGGTTGCAAAATCAGTATCATATTTCACAAATCTCACACATCCCCAGATCCAAAACTGCTGAGAAACCACCACCAACAGAACCGCATGTCGGAAACTTGTGCTCATTTCATAGCTCCAGGTCAGCTCACTCTTCTTCCTAATTAGTTGCTTTCTATCATTGATGCCTTTCTCAGTGACTGGATCTAAAATATGAGGTGCAATTGCAAATTTTGCAGTACAACTCTGATTTCCCATATTTAGGCATCGACTAGGGTAATGAAATAGTAGCATAGTGCTTTCAATTTTCCTGACATGTAGTTTAAATGTTGGTGTGTTGTACTTGGTTACTGTTATCAGGTTTCCATAGGTTGCATTTTGTTAATTGCAGCATAATCCCCAAGATTAAGAGGAAGAGAAAATGAGGACAAGGAGTAAATACAGGAAATCAACAAACCTGTGCTGTAATTCTTGGAGCAGGTGTTCTACGCCTGCTGTGTTATGGAGTTTGATAGGATGCCTTCTTTTGCTTCATTTGTATTCTTATATTCTTCATGAAGATAGAGATGGCAGATTGTCTCAATTGCATGTGACTCATCATCCCCAATTCCGGGAACTTCAACAATTGGAAGATGAAGATGTTCAGATTCCCCCACCAAGGGGAAAGAGGTCCCCTCGGGCGGCGAAGCGCAGACCTAAACGGAAAACCACATTGGTTGATGAATTCTTGGATGAAAATTCCCAACTTAGACACGTATTTTTTCCGGGTCATAAGATAGCTCTAGATCCAAATCAGGCTGCTGGGAATGATAGTAATTACTACTACCCTGGGAGAATTTGGTTGGATACTGATGGAAATCCTATCCAAGCCCATGGAGGGGGCATTCTTTATGATAAAGGATCAAGGACATATTATTGGTATGGTGAATATAAAGATGGGCCCACCTACCATGTTCACAAGGAAGGACCTGCTCGGGTAATTTAGTGAACTTCTGTTTTAATCAAAGTTAATGGTTGCCCTTGTGGTTCAATTTCTTTATGGTAGTTGAAGTGGCTAGCATTTTTCTACAAATTGCAATGTTAACTTGGTTTCctctttagtattttttttttggcaAAAAGATAAATGACAAGATTTCCAAATAAGCAGAAAATGACTGCTGCTTCATATACATGCATATATAACTTGTTAGATTATTGTCTGAGGGCTGTATTCTAAATCCATTCCAAGTAACTTTTGCATCTTAGGTTCTGGACATTCTCATACAGTATTATCAATAAATGAGTAGACATGGTACTTGTTTCAATGGTCTTATTTGGTACTTGATATGCTTATTTTGGCATAAGACTTCTGTTTTGTTGTTAATCTACCAAAAGTGGATGATGCCCTTTCAATTTTGTCAACTGACAATATTAGCAAATGTAAGAGACCATTCCATTTCGATGCAAATATTAACATATTAAGCATTTAGTTAAAAACAATGTCATCACAAGAGATAGAAGCCTAACAGACTTTGATCCCTTTTAAGTATGGTGACAGAACTTAGATGGTCCCTTTTCCGAGATGTTGAAGCCTTCTGTCACAACTGAGATTGCATAGGTTCTATGCCTAGCCCTTTTCACTGACTATTAGTTTGTAATACTGAACAAGAAGTTTTTACTTCCAATTGATATAAGGGCCTCTGCTATGATGATCATCCTAGAAAATTTCTTCACCTAAGTTGTCCAATGTCTGAGGTTTACATGGTCTTATATTTCACACACACAAAAGACAAAAAGAGGCCAGACTTGTTGCCTTCAGCATGGTGTTATTACTTATTACCTTCTAGGGAAAAATATGCTTTTTGTCCttaaaatttggcaaaaattttaaaagtatctCTTAAGTTTTattgtttcaaaaaatttagaaCCAATTCTATAACAATTACACAAGAACAACCTTCAATATAAGCAAATCAAACAAAATTGTCATACattattgttgaattggtcttaaattttttgaaacttTAGCTGTCGAgaatatatttgatacaaatcgaaaacttttgagacaaaattggaacaaaataaaacttaaaaatattttaaaacttttgccaaatttcgggaaaaaaaaatatactttaccctaccTTCTTTTAACCAGCAGAGGCTTTATTGGTAGTAGAAGTCAAGGAAAATATTTTGCATCTCTCAAAATCTGCCCTACTAATTGACAGACACGTCTTCTCAACTAGTTAGTTCTGAAGTGGTATAGCGCTGTGGCTGAGGAAAAACTTGTGCCTGAATTCAATTAGTttgtttgattttcttattattaACATGAACTAAGGTGCAAACAATAGCCAATATGTTTTGAATATGCTCAAGTAGATATCAATATAGATCATATTTTTTGCATCAAGAGGAGTTTGCTTTCCCTTTTTTCTCCTTCTATTATGGACATGTAGTGAACTTTTCTTACATCACCATGCTCTGCCATCTATGGGTGCATTTAgatgtaaaaagtaaaaactatTTATCATGTGGTTATAGTATTAGTTTACTGACCTTCCAGTTGTCAGAGGAGAGGTACTTGTCTTCAGTCAATGTTGCATATTTACTACTATTTGATTTACATGACTCTAGCCCTTATCTCTATCTCTATCAGGTGGACATCATTGGAGTTGGTTGTTATTCTTCAAAGGATTTATGGACCTGGAAACATGAAGGAATTGTATTGGCAGCAGAGGAAACAGATGAGACCCATGATCTGCACAAGTCTAATGTGCTTGAGAGGCCGAAAGTAATCTATAATGAGAAGACCAGAAAATATGTGATGTGGATGCATGTTGATGATGGCAACTACACCAAAGCAGCTGTTGGTGTAGCCATCAGCGATACACCTGATGGTCCTTTTGATTATCTTGGTAGCCAAAGGCCCCATGGATGTGAAAGCAGGGATATGACAGTATTCAAAGATGAAGATGGTGTGGCATATCTAATCTACTCCTCTGAAGACAATAGTGAACTGCACATTGGTCCCCTAACCGAAGATTATCTCAATGTGACACCTACCATGAGAAGGATTCTCGTGGGACAGCACCGAGAAGCACCAGCTCTATTCAAGCATCGGGGCACATACTACATGATCACATCAGGCTGCACAGGTTGGGCCCCTAACGAGGCACTGGCTCATGCAGCTGATTCAGTATTGGGGCCTTGGGAAACAATAGGAAATCCATGCATTGTGGGAAACAACATGTTTCGGCTTACAACATTCTTTGCTCAGAGCACTTTTGTGCTTCCTCAACCCGGGTTCCAAGGTTTATTTATATTCATGGCCGATCGATGGAACCCGGCTGACTTAAGGGATTCAAGATATGTGTGGCTGCCTTTGGTGGTAGCAGGACCTGTTGATCAGCCTCTGGAGTACACTTTTGAGTTCCCATTGTGGTCAAGAGTGTCTATTTACTGGCATAGAAAATGGAGACTGCCTCAGGGTTGGACCGGACTCAAATTATTTATGTAGCTTTGTACATTTCCAGTCATATATATAGTCTCAAATCTCAATACATATATATATCTTACGAAGTTGCATGTCAAGTTGACACACCAATTCCCAAGAATCGGACACAGATACTTCAACCTGCATAACACAGTCTTAGTTTAGGGTATGTTGAGTTTAATCTGAGGGAGCATATTTGTATATTGAGAAAGATTATCCAGTTGATTGGTATTTTTCTTTACTAATAACCCGTCATTGTTGATCGATTTGTGCCATGGCATTGTGTAATACTTTGTGCAAATTATTCTTTTATGTGTATAGTATACTTTATGCTGACTTTTTCTTGTCCAATCTTTTGTGCTAAATTGGTTTAACATAAGTGTGTTATGAATATTAGggtaagaaaagagaaaaagaggagACTAGAGATAAAGCTTTAATCAATTGAGGGGTGTGAAGTAGAGTTATCCATAGACTAGAGATAAAGCTTTAATCAATTGAGGGGTGTGAAGTAGAGTTATCCATAAAATGAAATTCGAAATTCCGACACTTACTTAAGCTGACTACTGAAATAACCACTAGACCAGTTCAAATTGGTTAAATTCGAGACATTACTATTTACTACTTACTAGCTAGCTAAAAGTAATATTGAGCCCATTTTCTTAGCCCACATAATGTGGGCTCTTCAATTGCATAATGCTTACAGCCACCACGATAGGCCCAATGCAAGACCCCAAGACATCACAAAACCATTTATCAATAGCAACTAGCAAGCTTgatccttattttatttcttgaTCATTCAATCCTGTTAGAATTAGCAaactataatattttaattaaatgaaATTGGAAAGAGGaattcttttttctctctttcctTTCTAAAACGTATTATTAAACAATACAAGAGGGAGGTAGAGGCAAAGATGCTGAAGTATAGAATTGGTTGGAAATGAATGAAATTATACATTGGAGTTAGCTTTGTTTGTTGTCCCTGGTCCCATAAAAATATAAAGGCATAAGCTGGTCGTTGTCACTGATATAGAAAAGGATACTAAAGCTTAAACCAGCAGAAGAAGGTATGGGCCAGCATCAAACTCCCTTTTAAAAACACCAAAAGAAAGCAACTATAAATGTTTAAAAATCAGGAGGTGGAAAAGTTGTAAAAGAGTGCAAGAGTGGATGTGTTAACGTGGAGGGGGCAAGTCTCATCAGAACTTCAAGATATGCAACCCTAAAAAGATGAACCCACTATTCATATTATTTCCTTTTCATTGTTTATGTACTTACAATTTATTAGCTTTCATGGGAAAAAGGAGCCTCTTATATGAGCCCCCCCTCTCCCCTTATCTTTACCCCTCCATCAAAGACCTCAGGGTCTTGTGGGGCCCTAATCAAGCTAAAGCTAAAACGTGTGTCATATAAAAAAGCACGCAATTCTTCatatattcctttttattttattaatttaacaaGTATTTAAATTGACATTTATTTGAAAGGATACAAACATGACTATTCTGTTTCTATACAACAATGATATAAAATGAGGATACATCATGGGAGGaaattatatataaaagaaagagAGATGAAATAGAAGAAGACCATTTCAAAGACAGCGTGCTGGCCACTAAAATAAAACCCCTTAACCCGCTAATGACTTTACACCTTTTAATGAGATTCCACAACCATTAACCCAACTTGGTGGCCGTCCTAAGATTCTATTGCCCATAAACTAGATAAAGACCTTCTTTTATGCACTTCTTtggtttcatttttttttttttttatacatcCTTTTATGGATGACCAGATGAACATTTACTTAGTCATTAAATCCCATGATGatctttattatttattaaactaTATAAATGAATGAATATGCTTAAAGGTGATATCATCTCCATACGCCAAAAATACCAAACCCTATTTCTTTTTGGAACCATTTGTGTTGGGCATATAAAAGATTATTTGATAGGGTAAGGCTAACTACTATTAATGAtcttatataattttaatattagatACAAGATTATCGATCAGATCATTGTCCATCTTAATTAGGTGTAGCTTGATGGTTACTTTATAATGATAAAAACAAAACAATTATGCAAATGAAGCTCGCCTCCGGTCAAATCTGATTGGATAATATATTTTCCAACGATCAACTACCACCCTACATGAACTTAGTCAATATGCTTGAGCTTCATTCTAAATTGTTGAATTGTGATGACGTCTAATAATTATTTTGGCATGCGAAAACTAAGTTACTGTTTTTACAGTAACGATTTCTATGTTTTTAATTATGACAAAACaaatgattttttaaataaataaaaaatattttatttatcaaaatatacCATTTGTAGCATTTTTACCAAAATCTATCGTATCTCTTATCTGGTTTACAACGTAAACGAAATAAGAATActtgtatctcgtttacactataaataaGATAAGACTCAACAGAGTAGATATATATATTTCGTTTAGATTGTAAATGATATACATGAATATATATGACGTTTACAATGTAAACAAGATACGTTCCGACAACTTTTTAGTAGCTATAAAAAGATGTGCAAGCCTTTATGTTCTTCACAAATATTTTACTTCTTCTCTTTCGTTTTTCTTCcaaaaaataagccaaaatgtcTAGTAATAGTGGATATGTGGTTGTAAGTGTATATCCCAATTGCCATATGAGAAACAGTGATACTGATGTGATATTTGAGTGAAAAAATTCCATTCTGTTGCGTACATGGCAAGTAAGTTCTTTGTCAGAGCTGAAAAGTCTGATATTGGGTAGCATTGGTGGTAGCGGGAGAAAAGAGATCGGAATGGTGGGGCATCGATTGCTAGTACCGATAGAAAATGGAGTTTTTTGGTTTCGTCTAATTTGATTCTATGGCAATGAGCATGTGCGCATCATGTTTGACATCCACAGGAGAATCTTGGtggaacaagtgatggagctttctgcGGAAGTAGGTGATGTCGGAGGCGGTGGATCTGGCCAGTTGGATTTTGTGCAGGACGACCCTCATCTCGCACCACCACCGCCACACATTACTAGTCCAACGGAAGACATGGACATTGATGGTGAGGACTCCGATGAGGAGTATTGCGCATAACAACGACAGTGGTTCTTCCaaagatgatgaggaggaggaattTGTATCAGAGACGCCGATTGAGCCATCAGTTCAGTATCTTATGCCCGTCCCACACCCAATTCCGGCCTTATCAGTTGTACTCGGTCATTATCAGGCATTGGATCTGGACGCGATGCACAAGAAAACTCCATTTTTCAATACGGGTGAAGACGATTACAACTTAGACGGTGGTATGGAGTTTCGGTTGGCCACAGGTTCAGAAGCAGAGATGCAATAATGCAGGGTGTGAAGAATCATAGCATTCGCAGAAGTGTTGAGTATCGAGTTGTGGAGTCGGATCGATTAAAGTACTATGTGCACTGCCGGCAATATGCAACAGCCTACCCTTGAAGTCTCCATGTTGTCCTCTGACAGAATCTCAGATATTGGTGAGTTGAAGTTTAACCGTGGTgtaatttctcatttttttattgttatatttggATTAAATGCCAACCATGTATGTGTTATTTCGTTAGGGAGGTGCGTAGGGTTAGAGGAGTGCACAAATATTTAACACCCACCATGTCCCAAGATCATCTGCAATATCATCCTGTTGTTGATACAAACCAACCCATTCGTCAGCATCCATGTTCTACAAGGTGCAGTTAGAAAAATCTATCACTTCAAACTCTCGTACAGAAAGATCTGGATTGCGAAGCAAAAAGCTATTGCACAGATATATGGTAattgggaggagtcatacaaTAAGGTGTTAAGGTTATTGCAAGCACTGTAGAGTTGTTGTCCCAGAACGATATGTGAGTTCAGAATTGTATCGTACTATGATGATCACCTTATGGTGCGTGACTGTAGCATATTTGATAAAGTATTTTGGGCCTTCCTTGCCTGTGTGGAGTatttcaagcattgcaagccgtTTCTCTGTCAATGGTACGCATTTGTATAGTAAATAAGATGGTGTTTTGCTCATTGTAGTGGCACAATACGATAACAGCAATATCCTTTCTCTGTCATTTGCAATTGTTGAGTTTGAGAACACAAAGTCCATGTCTTTTTTCCTTACCAATATTAGACGATATGTGATCCCACAAGATGGCATGTTAACTATTTTTGATAGATTCCAGGCTTTCAAGGCTGCATTGAGAGCCGATAATAGTGGTTGAGAGCCGATAATAGCGTGTTTATTATGTCAGATACATGACTGTGAACTTCATGTCTCATTTTAAGTCTGTCGAGGAAAAGCGATATCTCATAAATGCTGCTTATAGTCCAAACCAGGCTGGGTACAAGTAGTACATGGATGCCCTGAGAGATTTGTCGCGAGAAATGACAGACTAGGCTGGTAGGTTTAACAAAAAGATCTGGCTACAACACTATGATGGCAATCATCGATTTGGATACATGACAACGAACTTCTCCAAATGTATGAATGCAGTTCTTAAGGGTACACGTTATTTACTGATTCCAGCAATTGTGCGATGCACCTACGAGAGGCTGCAGCATTTGTTCGTTAGAAAGAAAAATGAGGCACAGacacaacttaattaattaataactaaattacaCCTAATATCTACCTAACAACTtactttaaataaaaacaaaatgaataaTATTTACTTAAAAACTTAATTTAACTAATACCTAAAATTATATCATATCAACCTTTCGTAACAATATATTCATCTACCAAATGTGTTGTTAATTAATTCTATAAAAGTACCCTAAGTACGGTTACACATATATGTTCTAACatatacagaaaaaaaaaagacactaACCTCAAAGTTAGCTGCCTCCGCGTGTGTCATGTCGCGTTCAGTCGGTTAATGTTCGGATCATGTGCATCTGCACGTGCCATACTCGTCGAGTAAGTCGATAATATGGTTAGAAGAGGGTAGAAATTAGAGGAAAGTTGAAGAAATGAATGAAAAATCTATCCAAAGAACGCTGTAAACAAATTGTATATATAGGTCGCGTTTagtcttatctcatttacagtgtcaACGAAATAAAATTGTACGTATCTcttttacactgtaaacgagataaaaccGTTACATACTACGTGTATAAATATGATAAAGCCATATCGTATTGTGCCTTATCTcctttacagtgtaaatgagatatgtGCAATTTTATTTCGTCTAcattataaacgagataagagatataatgaattttggtaaaaatgttataaattgtatattttagtaaataaaatatttattttatttatttaaaaaaaattctaaaacaaaaactaaataaataatataaactaaaaacaataaacCGACAACAGTTGGGAGgtcattattattttaattaattattttggtctcaatagtcaccaaaaaataaatttattttggtCTCAAGTTTAACAAAGAGGATTAGAGAAGAGAATCGAGTAAAGGACCAAGACTTTAGAATAAATTAAAAGGTGATGATGTTTGAGAAATTGTTTTATGACAATatttgaaataaataataaagttAGGAATTATTTTTGGTGAGTATTATAAAAGAAGGACAACTGAACAGTATAGGACTTCAAATTTAACTGAAAATACAAAAAGACTAAAACCTAAACTGTAACTCAACTGCAATTAACAAGATATTTTGGATGAAAGGAACAAAGTGATTCGGATATATTTAAAAAGTTCAatcaaatgatattatggaacTTTTCTGGAGCCCGAAAACATTTTTAATAGATCATATGCTCCTTATGAAATTGTGAGTGAGTGCTGTATCAGTTAAATGAGGATACGCATACCTGCGAGAACGAGATGAGCATATAACTTTGAACAATTGATTCATACACATATATATGCAGAGAGCCAGAGACCATAAACTTTCCTTCATAATAGTTtaactaaagaaaacaaaaaataatcacAAAAAGTTAATAATGAAAATCAATTtgcttcattctttttttttttaatacaagcAAACTCCCCCGTTGATCCCACCAGCGTACCCCAGCTTTTTGCTAACTAATCCTATTGCATGTCTTACTTACCAAactcaaaaagaaaagaaaataaaatccatCACTGAAAGAACGCTCTAACCTCCCAATCCAACCCAACGGAgcctaaccgaaccgaaccgaaccagaAAGCTGAAGCCACGTGCCAAAAGAAGAGAGTGATGATCGATCAGCACTACGTGAAGCTGGGCCTCCATGCACTGGCCCACACCACCGCCTGCTCCTTCCACCACAGCATCATTCCGCCGTGATCCGAGCACTGTACCATTGACCACCCTTCCTTGTACCTCCTCAGCAGCGCCCTAACGTCATCGCACACTTCCTCGCTAAATGACGCCGTATTGAACCCCGATCCATGCATCCTCTGCGACCATCTCGCCGCCGTCTCCCTCCTCTCCGACGATTCCTCCGCCGAGCACGCGACCAAGTCCACCATCGCCCTCCCCGCCGCCCTCTCCAGCATCAGCCTCTCGTTACTCGTCCTCGGAAAACTCTCCTCCAGCGCCTCaaagtaaaccctaaaccacctCAAGCATTCTTGGAACCCTTTCACGAATTCGAATCCTTCCAAACCAACGTCCAAATCGGCTTCTTCCTCCACCACCGTCACGATCCTGGGCTGAAGCCTTCTCAGCGACGATATCACCGCGTCGCGGCGGTTCCCAACCGCGGCGATCGAGTGCAACGAGTTGACGCAGTTAACGGCCAGCGCCTCGTCGTCCCTGATGTCCAATTCCCCGAAATCGAACTGGGAGAGATCGCCGGAATGGTGAACGACGTTGAACTTGAACGGAACTCCCATGAGCCTGGCGAACTTCTCCATCCTGGCACCTATCTCCTTCATGACCCTCTGCGCCGCCGGGACAGATCCGCCGTGAGCAGTTGTTACGACGACGGTTGTGAGCCTGAGGTGCGGGGTGTCGTCGGAGCGAGTGGCCAAGGCCTCAAATAGCGTTGGCCATTGAGTGCAATAGGTGTTGCTGATATCAACTATGTGCAACTTTGTTTCACCTTCCAAAGCTTCCAAGATTGCGCCATTGGCTGCCACGTGTCCGAAGGTCGTCCACGGAGACACCTCTTGGAACTTGAGCACCGTCTTTCTGGTTGATT carries:
- the LOC107642698 gene encoding uncharacterized protein LOC107642698 gives rise to the protein MRTRSKYRKSTNLCCNSWSRCSTPAVLWSLIGCLLLLHLYSYILHEDRDGRLSQLHVTHHPQFRELQQLEDEDVQIPPPRGKRSPRAAKRRPKRKTTLVDEFLDENSQLRHVFFPGHKIALDPNQAAGNDSNYYYPGRIWLDTDGNPIQAHGGGILYDKGSRTYYWYGEYKDGPTYHVHKEGPARVDIIGVGCYSSKDLWTWKHEGIVLAAEETDETHDLHKSNVLERPKVIYNEKTRKYVMWMHVDDGNYTKAAVGVAISDTPDGPFDYLGSQRPHGCESRDMTVFKDEDGVAYLIYSSEDNSELHIGPLTEDYLNVTPTMRRILVGQHREAPALFKHRGTYYMITSGCTGWAPNEALAHAADSVLGPWETIGNPCIVGNNMFRLTTFFAQSTFVLPQPGFQGLFIFMADRWNPADLRDSRYVWLPLVVAGPVDQPLEYTFEFPLWSRVSIYWHRKWRLPQGWTGLKLFM
- the LOC107642699 gene encoding protein SHORT-ROOT, with protein sequence MDTLFRVVSFEQYQQQQQVELDQSLNSTTTTTTSSSSRSSRHNYHHYQQQQQDEECFNFFMDEEDLSSSSSKHHYYPYHSQSHPHTSTPPATILTPNDFSHSFDFNLQFSSNTKWATDILLDAARALADKNTARLQHLMWMLNELSSPYGDTEQKLAAYFLQALFSRMTHAGDRTFRTLTSASDKTCSFESTRKTVLKFQEVSPWTTFGHVAANGAILEALEGETKLHIVDISNTYCTQWPTLFEALATRSDDTPHLRLTTVVVTTAHGGSVPAAQRVMKEIGARMEKFARLMGVPFKFNVVHHSGDLSQFDFGELDIRDDEALAVNCVNSLHSIAAVGNRRDAVISSLRRLQPRIVTVVEEEADLDVGLEGFEFVKGFQECLRWFRVYFEALEESFPRTSNERLMLERAAGRAMVDLVACSAEESSERRETAARWSQRMHGSGFNTASFSEEVCDDVRALLRRYKEGWSMVQCSDHGGMMLWWKEQAVVWASAWRPSFT